TTGGCGACAGTGCATGTAGAGCAACCAATTGTAGGTGATAACCAGGTATGCTTTTCTATTCTTTCTCACCCTTCTCTTCTCCCCCTTGGTCTATCTGCAGAAGGGCATCAACCACTTAATCCtcatccttttcttcttctttgtgctAGACAGAGATAGGCCTTTAGGTGATTGAAATCATGCACTGTCATGATCCTGGACCAAATGGTCCAGGCATTGGGATCCATAACTGGCAACATGGTTACAAGGGGCTAGTGACCATAGTAACTATGGATAGGCTGGAGCCCCAGAACATTCAAGACATGCTGTTAAGACCAACCATAGCCATTGCATTCTAAATAAGAAAGACATATCTAAATGCCTAAGGTCACCAAGTTTTACATATGAACATATCATACATTTTATATTAAGATAATTGACCGTGTATGCAAATGAAGCTGTGAAGCTCCATACTTACTGAGTTTATCAGATATCCACATCTGAACATGCTAAGTTTATCCCCACATGATTTGCATAGGCATGATTCAATGCACTTGCCGCAACACCATAAAAGCTATGGTCAAAACAGGATCAGCACAACAGAActaaatatatcaaataaaacTTGGCAAGTCCAAATGCCAACTAGACACTTCTCAACCAAAGGTCAGAATCAAGATCCACAAAACGGACACCACGGTCCAGGCAAGCTGCTCGCAAATGGGTCAGCACTCAGAAATTAACAAATTGCAAGCACATCAAGTTTCAAAATGTTCATATTAGATAAAATCATATTATATAGGAAAATTGGGATTTCTAGACAGAAGCTAAAGTGCTTTCTTAAAGGGAACTATTTTATGTGACCACAATACTTTGTGGAATAGCTGTAGATAAtttaaacaaaaattacaaatttGAAATATTCAATTCTCATATGATGATTAGGATGAGCGAAGAAGTGGCTAACATAGGAATTACAGGATAAACAAATGATGGTAAAATGGCTGTTGGTGTATGGTAAAATATAAGCAAATATTGCACtattatttgataaattaatggAGAGACAAATATGTTAAGCATTAACTGATAAGCTGGTCTACAATCTCATGCGTAAACTTGGGTCACTCAACGAACCCATGAAGTGCTGGTACAAGAGTTAAAGGCAtatgaaataaattatatatatatatatatatatatatatatatatagatatatatagatTCCACATCAAATTCAATTTGACAAAATACATTCATAAACTAACCTGAGAAAGAGTAGGTACAGTTGTAGGATCAAAATTATCACAATTGTAGGGATCAATAGGCACACATACACGCCCTATAACAAAAATACAAAATTATCAGAACCAAGTACTGTATCATGGACCTGTGATATCCAAGTGAAAATTGCCACAGTTATAGGATCTAATATTAGAAAGAGAGCTAAAGAAAGCAAATGAAACTATAAAATTGGAGTGTGTGATTCCATAAAGATTCCACACAAACCTGTTTTGGGGTGTACACAGAAGGGCGCCTTTAGTAAATGGTTCATGTGTTTTGATACCTAACATCACCACAAACTCAGGAGAAGTGAAAACTGAAATGAACCACGAATAAGCAACAAAACAGTACCAACCAACAGACCTCCATGTCAAGTCTAGGATATGTATAAGTAAAAATAATTTCTTCCACACACCTCCGAAGCCCCTGTGCCTGAAACATGTAAATGAATAAAGTTAAAACCAGGTCCACATAATATAGATACAATCGGGCATGTCTGATAAATTAAGTCCAAGAGTACAATGCGTACAAATCTCAGTTCCCATTGGTACCAAGATAAAACAAATTATATAGAGCTAAGATACAGTGTTCATAAACTTATTCAGACAAGTCATCTGGCTATTTCCCTTTTTCTGTTGTGATCATTATTTTGACCTCTACCTTTGAACCAGACCACCTAAACAATCTTCCTGGACAAACCTAATATCCTAACATATGTATCCTTAAAGTATTACTTCATTACTATGCTTGCCCTAATGTTTCAAACAATGTTCCAATATCTTCATTGTCCTAATGCTCATCTAAAATGCACAAAAACATTCAATGATGCAACAGTCAAGACCAATATGGTGCACCTTTTCTCCTGAACAGTTTTAGTTCCATATTTTCATATTGGTATGTATCTCAAATCTGATCAACAAGAATTCAATGATCTACAAATAACAATAGTACTTTCTTGCACCACCAGCTATATCAGTTATCACAACATAAAAAGATCAGAGATAAAATGTTGATTGGAGTTTATCATTCTTATTAAAGATATATGAACTTACTAATACAGATACTTCATTTTTTTGGTTTGGAAGAATATTTTTAGTTGTAAATCAATAAACTATAGAAAAAAGTAAAGTCACATTTGACCATTAAATAAagacaactaaacatcaaccttcTGCTTTCCTGATTGTAACACGTGCTTTAACTGTTCCCATCGAACAACATTGACATCTTCCTTTGAAATTGAGGATCTTCTATTTCCTTGCCACTTGTCAAGAAGCTCAGAAGCAATAGCTGACAAGGACACAATTTTACAATAGGAAAGAGGTATTTTCTATGATATCACAACACTGTCATGATTAACTAAAAAAGTTCATCAATTGATGTTCTTGTTTGCTTACATTCGTCAGGTATGATTTCAAGGATCTTCTGAAATCTCTCTATAGTTGCAAATAAGTTTTGGCTAGCAAGCAACTTTCCTTCAAAAAAGCCCTTTAAAACATCCGTATAAGATCGTCTACACAAACAAGCACATTTCCCATGAAATAAATCTTAAAAAGAAGTTAATCAAGAAACATAGAGGACACATGCGACGTTAAACAGATCAAGACATACGCAAGAAAGGGATGAAGAACTGGTCCCGTCAAATTTACTTTCTTCACATTATTTTCGCCACCCTGAACCGAAGCAACACCATAAACACAGAATTGCACATTGCCTGAATGCATTTAGTGCATAGTAGAACAAACATCATAAGAGTATCACCTTATAGACACGGAAGTAATCTGCAATTGCTGCCCGTTGTTCGTTGCTAAGCCTGAAAGAGACATATATTAGTAACTATTCTGATTATAAAGCAAGACAACAATGCATATGACAAAAGTCTTTCTCCTAACCTTCTTGCTCTGCCATCACAAACCCAACAATGGACACCGCGACGGCCACTATATACCCATAAGATGTGGTTGAAACCAAAATCATCTGCAAGATTTTGTAACAGTAGGTAACAGTAGAGAAACAAGGTATTCCATGAAGGCTCCTAGTGGGAAAATAGTTTCTTATGGATCTTCGAATTGCTTATGAAAGATATTGTAGTTATATAGATAAGAAAAAACAGgtataaaataattatcataGAACATAAGTGTTTCAGACCTCTAAGTGCAGTGTCTAAAACCTTCATAGAAATAGTCATTAAAGGCCAGCAATTCAAGCAAACATCAGCCCCAGAGCAACAATACCGAACATCATCATAGTCTGACATGTCCTGTTTGGAATGTGGCATATCAAATAGCTGGTCCAGTAATGTAGCAGATATTTAAAAGTTTCAGATGCCTTAAACATTTGAACTTACAATGTCAAAAATAAGCTCCCTTTCCACTGGTGCAAACACATTATTTCCAGATTGTGCATATGCATGCCTTTTTGCAGGCTGTGGCAAAATATGTCATAACAGTATGAAAATagtcaagaagcaaaagataaaaGCAATCTCAAAACTATATGTCTGAAGCTCAAGAGTTTGGTTCATACATCCACACTGTAAACAGGTCCAATATCAATCTTATAAGGACACTTCTCCCGGATAGAATTCTCCATGTCAACTGCATTATTAAATGATTGGAAGCGTACATATATATCATTTTCTAAAGTGAATGAAAATTCTCTTCGACCAAAGTAGGAATGGTCACACGCAGGATGCTTTCCATCTGCAAAGAGGTCATGCGACATAGTTAAACAAGAATAAGTAGGAAGACCATATCTTCACATAAATTTTTGATAGCTAATATGACCTACCATTTCCATAGGAGAGCCATCTATAAATATCAGCATGTGGAAAGAGCTTTCCTGCCACCAAACAAACTAAGCACATTATCTTCCAAAAACTTATGCCTAACAAGGTGAATGAGAAAAATAATCTAGTAAAAACTATATCAAGTGAAGCCATGACCTAATTGAAACAGGACAAACCTAATTTAGGAAGTCCATGCGGTTTGGCTTGTGTACATGACAAACCATACTGTGACCAAGATGCACAAGAATTCTCAAAATGATCAAAAATAAGAATGAATCATAGAACAAATCTAAGAACATTCTACATCAATTCCCTTTCTATATTAATAAAAGTTAGAAGTGTGAAATCATGTTAACAAAAAATTCCACATACGAAAAGGTCCTTACCATAATATAGTTTGAGATAGTCAGCACTAAATCCTCCGGGAATTGTGCTAACTTGCAGGTGCTCCAACTCACGTCCATCAATTTGCATGTCATCTCTTTCAGCAGAAGTTTCTTCTTTAGTCATGATCCTTGGATACAAActagaacaaaaaagaaagacAAACAACAATGAATCAATAATAGCAAAAAAAATTCAACCCAACCAAATAATTCAACATGTTCAGATTGAGAAATAGAAAGTGGTTTCTGTTCACCAAATGCATTGTTATGTTGATATGAAGCTTTTATCTCTAATTTTCAGTGTTGTCTAGGCACTAGGGGCTAAAAGACTCTAAGGCTCCAAAATGCTTAAGGCACTAGATGCTTGCCTAGGCACTCACACATTTGCTCgtgagctaattacatattatcccctgTAGTTAACTACCTTTAACATCCCAATCcctacactttaaaaagttatattttcatacctataattacgaaagtaaaacatttatgCTCATTTATCCTAACATCGTTGATTTAACCAATGGAAACAtgaaaagaaaagacaaaaataattttaaagttttaattaataataacggATGACATCAGTGGTGGTAGATTACGATGCCACTAGGAGTCACAAGTGTCTATTATGGATGAGGAGAGTGATGAGAAGTGAGAGTTGCTCTGCATCTACATCAACGCTGACGTAATTGCCAAGCGACCCTTTTACCGCTCTGCGTCTATATCAACATCGATGCAATTGCCAAGCAATGAAAGGTTCGTCAATGCAGATGCTAAGAAGCGTCACTCGATAACTACATCGACACTAATGCAAATACAAAGCAATACTACTCGACATCTATATCGACGGCTCTTTTGCTACTCAACAACTACATCGACACCGACGTAGATGCAGAACGATGCCGACGTAATTGTCGAGTGACATTGTTCTGCATCTATTGACACTAATGTAGATGTCGAGCGACCCTTTCGTCGCTTAATAACTGCATTACCCCAACACAGATGTAGAGTGATAAAAAGATCACTCGACAACTACATCGGCGTCAACGTCGACGCAGAGCAACCCTCACCTCCCATCGCCgctcttctcatccacaacaacTGCTTACAGCCCCAGCAACATCGCCACCATCGACTGAAACGTTAAAATTAtacttttcacttttttttttcatgtttctATTGGTAAAATCAACGACGTTataataaatgaatataaatgtttcactttagtaattataggaatgttaatataacttttaaaaatgtaGAAACCAAGACGCCAAAGTTAATTAACGACATAgagtaatttataattaacccttTGCTCGTCAATATAagcattataaaaataaaattaagacgAAAGATAATTATGAAAAAGAATTAGACAATATAAGAGTTTCGTATCATCTCATATTCAAAATATTAATTACCATTaagatatcaaattacattaattAAATCGTATATAACGCAGTATCAATTGAAAATACTAGCAATGATAAATTCTGTCTTTTAAACCATTCAAGAACTAGTATTAACAAAAAGTTAACCATTATGAACAAGAATTAAAAATCACTCTTAAATTCAAAGGAGGCCGGATGGGGGCTGTCGGGGAGAGAAAAGAAGTAGAGAAGGGGAGGCTGCTGAGCGATGGGAGAAGAAGCAAGGTCGTCGgaggaagaaacagagagagaaagacaCACAGTGGGGAGGGGCTGTCGAGGAGACTCGGCAAGGGGcgggggcggaggaggaggagaatagggaAAGCGACAGCAGAGGGGAAGAAGAGGGGGAGGCGATCTGTTGGGGTGGCTCGGCTGGGGGCGGCGGAGGTAACAAGGGAAAGGTGTGTTGGGCTCCTATCAGTTTCCACCCACTTCGTGTATGATCCTCCGGCCGGAgggcgagggagagagagagaggagggacaGAGCGCGAGCGAGCGAACGAGAGAGAGATGGATCGGGCGAGAAAGGACAGAGAGGAAACCTATAGGTCAGAGTCGGTTGATCGGCGGCCAACAGGCGGCGAAGCAACACCGAAGCGTTGGTAGGAGACGAAGATTGCGGTGTTCCCCTTTCCCCTTCTTGAATGGAACGGAGGAAAGAGAAACGAGCGAGGAATGCTCTCGACGCACAAGAATCCTAACATAATTAAGGTTGATTAGGGTATTGCAAACAATTCTCGTAGGTGTCCACAGCATTTTGTTTTtaccttaaaaataaaaataaaaataattacatcGAATGAAGAAGGTGTTGAAAAATGGCGGGAAGCGACGTCTATTTTCCCGCCAAATCCGACGGATGAGAGGCGAATCGATTTTAGACCAGCTTATGAAAGCGGCAAATTCGAACCGGACCGGAATTGGTTTTTAGGTGAAGATATGGCTCTTCAATTCGAGTCCGCCCGGTTCAGTTTTGGTCAATCCCTATCCGAACCGAGGGGTTTGGTTTTGTTTCGCTCAGGAACCTAAACCGAACTAAAACCAACAAGAGCGATTCGATTCAGGTTCGGGTCATTTCATTTTGGATTTAGACGACACTGATCCTTCTGTGAATTGCCTCACCGCTAGTTGGATTGACCCAACCTAATGCACGACTTCAAATACCCGAGTCGCATACATGACACACGTTACAAGTACGTTACATCTGCAAACAACTCTCGCGACTGATGAGTGGGGCCATATGCATGTGGCTCCCACACTTGAGACCAGTAACCACAGACCACATCATCATGCCCCACACGTTTTTCCAGGGTCGATTCAGTGCCGGTGACGTGGTGTCATTTTGCCCAAACTAATTGAGTAAGACGACCATCGCCCACAATTAATTTCCCGTCAAATAAGACAATCGAGCTGTGCCTTCACGTATTCATCGACATGTGCATGTCCATGTGCGTGCCCCTTAATTCAAGGAAGAATTACGTCTAACCGTAGGAAGAAGGTAAGAGTTACCGTTGTATTCGTCTGTGGGACATATAATCCACCTACCTGCCGTGTTAGAAGAACGCCAACCCAAAAGGAGCAACCACCGGCACACTCTCCCCTTCGTTGCATCTTCCCCGTGCATTCCCCTTCCTCCTGAGATATGCCTCTTTAAATATATAATACTCTGACTGCGTCCCCTCCTCTTCCGTTGGACATCCTTCCCACTATCTCAACACTCAGACCCAAAACCCAGACGTGTTTTCTTACCATGTATTAAGGGGATCAGATCCAGCGCGTTAAGGAGAAGCCAACGAAACAGCGATGTGGCTGGGGCGGTGTGTCGGTGAGCGCCGCGTCTGGCATCTCCGGCGGGTGCTCCGCAGCGCCAAGCTCACCCTCCTCTGCCTCGCCCTCACTGTCCTCGTCCTCCGCGGCACCGTCGGCGCCGGCCGGTTCGGCACTCCCGAGCAGGACTTCAACCagatccgcctccgcctccgccgccccCTCGTCGAgaccaccatctcctcctccaaTTCTCTGGATGACAGCGAGGAGGACCCCCCTCGCGACCCCTCGCAACCCTACTCGTTGGGCCCCAAGATCTCCGACTGGGACGAGCAGCGCGCCGACTGGCTCCGCCGGCATCCCGAGCGGCCCAGCTTCCTCGGGCCAAACAAGCCCCGGGTGCTTCTGGTGACGGGCTCCTCCCCCAAGCCCTGTGAGAACCCCGTGGGCGACCACTATCTCCTCAAGTCCATCAAGAACAAGATCGACTACTGCCGCGTCCACGGCATTGAGATCTTCTACAACATGGCCCTGCTCGACGCCGAGATGGCTGGATTCTGGGCCAAGCTGCCTCTGATCCGATCCCTTCTGCTCGCGCACCCGGAGGTGGAGTTCTTGTGGTGGATGGACAGCGACGCCATGTTCACCGACATGGCCTTCGAGCTACCCTGGGAGCGCTACGCCCCCTACAACCTGGTCATGCACGGATGGAACGAGATGGTGTACGACGACCACAACTGGATCGGCCTCAACACCGGCAGCTTCCTCCTCCGCAACTGCCAGTGGTCGCTCGACCTCCTCGACGCCTGGGCGCCGATGGGCCCCAAGGGCAAGACCCGCACCGAGGCAGGCAAGGTACTCACCGCTTTCCTCAAGGACCGCCCGGTCTTCGAGGCTGACGACCAATCCGCCATGGTCTACCTCCTCGCGACCCGGCGCGACCAGTGGGGCGACAAGGTTTACCTCGAGAGCGCCTACTACCTCCACGGCTACTGGGGAATCCTCGTCGATCGCTACGAGGAGATGATCGAGAACCACCACCCGGGGCTCGGGGATCACCGATGGCCCCTCGTCACCCACTTCGTTGGCTGCAAGCCCTGCGGGAAGTTTGGGGACTACCCGGTGGAACGGTGCCTAAAGCAGATGGACCGCGCCTTTAACTTTGGGGACAATCAGATCTTGCAGATATACGGGTTCACCCACAAATCACTAGCTAGCCGGAGGGTGAAGAGGATAAGGAATGAGACCCGCAACCCTCTCGATGTGAAGGACGAGCTCGGGTTGCTACATCCAGTGTTCAAGGCCACCAAGGTCATCGATGCTACACATTGACTGCATCTCTTCCTGTCTTTCTATATCTAGGTAAGATTGCAACGTAATTGTCAGGGGAAATTTGGGTTATTTTCCGAATATATATTCATAATTTGATAATTTTCAtctctatatttattttcagacaaATTTATGAGTAATGTTTGCAATAGGAATTGGGTGGGTGATCCAATTTTATTACTCTCATGAATTGCTTGTTACTTTGTGATTATGTTTAAGGCCTTGCAAAGTGAGCTAGATGTTATAaaaagattaattattattttgtctTGAAAGTAGTGATTTTTAAGTGTTTATAATTGCCTTAATGCTAGTTGTGTCCGACTGAATTTTGTATAATGTGTGTTCAAATTGCAAAGGAAGggcatttcatttttattttctagTGGATCCTAATTCCGGTTACCCATGATTTTGTCAGCCCCAACTTGTTTTGTTAACGTTCTACACGAGACAAGTTCGATTTTTGAAGTAGGTGAAAATATGAGGTATCACCTGTTCATGATTCTGACATTAGGGCTCTACAAGTTTTGGACTTCTCAAGGTTTTGGTTTGATTGCTAAGACAATATTAAAGTGTATGCAAATGGGAGAAAAACTCATTTTTCTCAAGTAATCTGAAATTGGATATTACAGTGAACTTGTGGGAAgctttctttttattgttttatcATACTAAACTTTGCTTCTTGGTGATGGTTTTTGATAGTAATCATCAACCGTAAGATCTCTGCTGCACTTGCTACCCTATGAGAATTGTAGGATCTTATTATGCTGTTGTCATGTAACTCCAATTTTGATGCACTTAAACTTTTGGATATCTTATTTATTCTACCTTCGGTTAGGTTCCTCTAGGTCTATGATGATGATACTCTTCCATTTGATTCTTTGCTCGGATGGTAGTATGTTATGATATTTCATGTTACTTGATATTATCTACACTTAACAGTTTCTTTCGGCTACTTTTAGTGACTGCCAAACTTGATTGCAAGTCAACAAATCTTTATTTTGTGATGGTCTGAAGAACTTGGACTGCATGTTCTTAATAGTTTCTTCTGCTAGATCCTCTACTAGTCGTACTTTCTGTTCAAAACATGGTTATGCTTTTGGCGGGCAAAGGCGGAAGCTGTCATTCCTTGAGAATTAACCTTAGCTTCTGGGATATGCAATATCTATCTTCTAGTTTAgatattgatatgtttgcaaacaaaaaaaatgcttagtttttttattgattcaaacttggatcaTGTAAAGAACTTGTAGGAagttttatgtcttcattgtcctATTCTATAAAAGATTATACTTGCAGAACTTTCTTCGTGTCAATCATAAAACGATATATCTTTAGACTTGTAGCCTTTGAATACCGGAGAATTTGTTTCATACATTGTCCGGTTAAAGTTCTTGGATTTAGTTTTAACTTTGTGGTAATTTCCTTGAAGATACATTTGGGTGGATTCTCTTAATCAAGGTTTCAAGCAGCCCTGTTTAAGAACCTGTTGGACTAGTCTGCTACTGAGACACTGAGAAACAACTTTGTACTGTGTCCTGTCCTAatttgtgctctctctctctctctctctctctctctctctctctctctctctctctctctcttctgcatCATGTTGTATCTGTATCTAGCTTCTTCTGCATCATAGTTATAGCAATGTTTGACTACTACATTGTGCCACCAAAAGAGCTTTACAATGTCCATTCTGCTAATTCTCCCTAATGGTGTTCAGATGTTATTTTTTGGCCCCAGTATTATCATCCCCTTTTTTTTGGCATGCCCAGCAAAGGTAATAATCAACTGTGTTCAAAATCGCGGAAGTTAGGTTGAAG
The window above is part of the Musa acuminata AAA Group cultivar baxijiao chromosome BXJ1-1, Cavendish_Baxijiao_AAA, whole genome shotgun sequence genome. Proteins encoded here:
- the LOC135585426 gene encoding uncharacterized protein LOC135585426 isoform X3, whose product is MTKEETSAERDDMQIDGRELEHLQVSTIPGGFSADYLKLYYGKLFPHADIYRWLSYGNDGKHPACDHSYFGRREFSFTLENDIYVRFQSFNNAVDMENSIREKCPYKIDIGPVYSVDPAKRHAYAQSGNNVFAPVERELIFDIDMSDYDDVRYCCSGADVCLNCWPLMTISMKVLDTALRDDFGFNHILWVYSGRRGVHCWVCDGRARRLSNEQRAAIADYFRVYKGGENNVKKVNLTGPVLHPFLARSYTDVLKGFFEGKLLASQNLFATIERFQKILEIIPDESIASELLDKWQGNRRSSISKEDVNVVRWEQLKHVLQSGKQKAQGLRRCVEEIIFTYTYPRLDMEVSKHMNHLLKAPFCVHPKTGRVCVPIDPYNCDNFDPTTVPTLSQLLEELNMSGMRSESEDEWERTSLGKSIKFFRSSFLSPLLKSCKEEMESLYNSKVKQSKNALNW
- the LOC103996832 gene encoding probable xyloglucan 6-xylosyltransferase 1, translated to MWLGRCVGERRVWHLRRVLRSAKLTLLCLALTVLVLRGTVGAGRFGTPEQDFNQIRLRLRRPLVETTISSSNSLDDSEEDPPRDPSQPYSLGPKISDWDEQRADWLRRHPERPSFLGPNKPRVLLVTGSSPKPCENPVGDHYLLKSIKNKIDYCRVHGIEIFYNMALLDAEMAGFWAKLPLIRSLLLAHPEVEFLWWMDSDAMFTDMAFELPWERYAPYNLVMHGWNEMVYDDHNWIGLNTGSFLLRNCQWSLDLLDAWAPMGPKGKTRTEAGKVLTAFLKDRPVFEADDQSAMVYLLATRRDQWGDKVYLESAYYLHGYWGILVDRYEEMIENHHPGLGDHRWPLVTHFVGCKPCGKFGDYPVERCLKQMDRAFNFGDNQILQIYGFTHKSLASRRVKRIRNETRNPLDVKDELGLLHPVFKATKVIDATH
- the LOC135585426 gene encoding uncharacterized protein LOC135585426 isoform X1 — translated: MTCKLMDVSWSTCKLAQFPEDLVLTISNYIMYGLSCTQAKPHGLPKLGKLFPHADIYRWLSYGNDGKHPACDHSYFGRREFSFTLENDIYVRFQSFNNAVDMENSIREKCPYKIDIGPVYSVDPAKRHAYAQSGNNVFAPVERELIFDIDMSDYDDVRYCCSGADVCLNCWPLMTISMKVLDTALRDDFGFNHILWVYSGRRGVHCWVCDGRARRLSNEQRAAIADYFRVYKGGENNVKKVNLTGPVLHPFLARSYTDVLKGFFEGKLLASQNLFATIERFQKILEIIPDESIASELLDKWQGNRRSSISKEDVNVVRWEQLKHVLQSGKQKAQGLRRCVEEIIFTYTYPRLDMEVSKHMNHLLKAPFCVHPKTGRVCVPIDPYNCDNFDPTTVPTLSQLLEELNMSGMRSESEDEWERTSLGKSIKFFRSSFLSPLLKSCKEEMESLYNSKVKQSKNALNW
- the LOC135585426 gene encoding uncharacterized protein LOC135585426 isoform X2; the protein is MTKEETSAERDDMQIDGRELEHLQVSTIPGGFSADYLKLYYVCLVAGKLFPHADIYRWLSYGNDGKHPACDHSYFGRREFSFTLENDIYVRFQSFNNAVDMENSIREKCPYKIDIGPVYSVDPAKRHAYAQSGNNVFAPVERELIFDIDMSDYDDVRYCCSGADVCLNCWPLMTISMKVLDTALRDDFGFNHILWVYSGRRGVHCWVCDGRARRLSNEQRAAIADYFRVYKGGENNVKKVNLTGPVLHPFLARSYTDVLKGFFEGKLLASQNLFATIERFQKILEIIPDESIASELLDKWQGNRRSSISKEDVNVVRWEQLKHVLQSGKQKAQGLRRCVEEIIFTYTYPRLDMEVSKHMNHLLKAPFCVHPKTGRVCVPIDPYNCDNFDPTTVPTLSQLLEELNMSGMRSESEDEWERTSLGKSIKFFRSSFLSPLLKSCKEEMESLYNSKVKQSKNALNW